One segment of Thermococcus sp. DNA contains the following:
- the amrS gene encoding AmmeMemoRadiSam system radical SAM enzyme, with the protein MREAMYWEPLGDGKVRCKLCPLNCMINEGKRGSCRVRKNINGRLYALNYGKVSSLAADPVEKKPLFHFWPGSCALSVSTVGCNMHCKHCQNWEISQTDENFPHLHDATPEAVVAIAKRSGCESIAYTYNEPVIWYEFILETAKLAREKGLYNLMITNGYINEEPLRELAPYLDAMNIDIKAFDDRFYMKIAGVPSGKPSRRTAEIAKNEFGIHVELTYLIIPTLNDEPEEIRSFARWVFEALGEDTPVHFSRFFPNYQLTSLPPTSIESVEMAYRIAREEGLKFVYVGNVPGHPGENTYCPKCGKPLIVRRGFEVVEYRVKDGKCEYCGEPVPVVGMYTKKQYNWIWW; encoded by the coding sequence ATGAGGGAGGCCATGTACTGGGAACCGCTTGGGGACGGGAAGGTGAGGTGCAAACTGTGTCCCCTGAACTGCATGATCAACGAGGGAAAACGCGGTTCATGCAGAGTGAGAAAAAATATAAACGGAAGGCTGTACGCTCTTAACTACGGTAAGGTATCATCCCTGGCCGCCGACCCAGTGGAGAAAAAGCCCCTGTTCCATTTCTGGCCCGGGTCATGCGCGTTATCCGTGTCAACAGTTGGATGCAACATGCACTGCAAGCACTGCCAGAACTGGGAGATAAGTCAAACGGATGAGAACTTCCCCCACCTCCACGACGCGACTCCTGAGGCGGTGGTGGCCATTGCAAAACGATCCGGCTGCGAGAGCATCGCGTACACGTACAACGAACCTGTAATATGGTATGAGTTTATACTGGAAACCGCAAAGCTGGCCAGAGAGAAAGGGTTGTACAACCTCATGATAACCAACGGGTATATAAACGAAGAGCCCCTCAGAGAGCTGGCACCCTACCTGGACGCCATGAACATCGACATTAAGGCGTTTGATGACAGGTTCTACATGAAGATAGCGGGCGTTCCAAGCGGGAAACCCAGCAGGAGGACGGCGGAGATAGCCAAAAACGAATTCGGAATACATGTAGAACTGACGTACCTCATAATCCCAACCCTCAACGATGAACCGGAAGAGATAAGAAGCTTCGCCCGCTGGGTCTTTGAAGCGCTTGGAGAGGATACCCCCGTTCATTTCTCCCGTTTTTTCCCCAACTACCAGCTGACGAGCCTTCCCCCCACATCAATCGAAAGCGTGGAGATGGCCTACCGGATCGCCAGAGAGGAGGGCCTAAAGTTCGTCTACGTTGGAAACGTGCCGGGGCATCCGGGGGAGAACACGTATTGTCCAAAGTGTGGGAAACCTTTAATAGTTCGTAGGGGATTTGAGGTCGTTGAGTACCGGGTGAAGGATGGAAAGTGTGAATACTGTGGAGAACCGGTCCCCGTGGTTGGAATGTACACCAAAAAGCAGTATAACTGGATATGGTGGTGA
- a CDS encoding polysaccharide deacetylase family protein: MTKLVALTFDVEHDCPPFAHTRVGMKEGLPRVMDLLEEKGVKGTFLFTGRMAGEFPELARRAGKKHELGCHGLEHERFDRMDAQEVKRRLKEAKVILEHFGNVVSFRAPNFQFPDGYYPILHELGFEVDSTKARHKGWKNGVTWINGVLEVPATTTSIVTRLPWRLQERFHGKFESPIVYIFHPWEFVEMPKRLRPDCWFGTGEGALEKLGRLIDYQMNSGAKFVTLRELLSINPKP, translated from the coding sequence ATGACAAAATTGGTGGCCCTGACTTTTGATGTTGAACACGACTGTCCTCCCTTCGCCCACACCAGAGTGGGCATGAAGGAGGGTCTTCCCAGGGTCATGGACCTGCTTGAGGAGAAGGGAGTCAAGGGAACCTTCTTATTCACCGGCAGGATGGCTGGGGAATTCCCAGAACTCGCCAGAAGGGCGGGCAAGAAGCATGAACTTGGATGCCACGGACTTGAGCACGAGAGGTTCGACAGGATGGATGCCCAGGAAGTGAAGAGGAGGTTGAAGGAGGCAAAGGTAATACTGGAGCACTTTGGGAACGTGGTCTCATTCAGGGCACCAAACTTTCAATTTCCGGACGGTTACTATCCCATACTCCACGAGCTGGGTTTTGAAGTCGACTCGACAAAAGCCCGCCACAAAGGGTGGAAGAACGGTGTGACGTGGATAAATGGGGTCCTGGAGGTGCCGGCAACGACCACATCAATAGTCACCCGTCTTCCCTGGAGGTTACAGGAGAGGTTCCACGGAAAATTTGAAAGCCCGATCGTTTACATCTTCCACCCCTGGGAGTTCGTTGAGATGCCAAAACGACTTAGACCCGACTGCTGGTTTGGCACGGGTGAGGGTGCCCTTGAAAAACTGGGAAGACTCATAGACTATCAAATGAACTCCGGTGCCAAGTTCGTAACCCTGCGGGAGCTCTTGTCAATCAACCCCAAACCTTAA
- a CDS encoding glycosyltransferase family 4 protein — translation MESLKIALVSDWYYPKVGGVAVHMHDLAIHLSRRGHEVDIITNDLKTGKEDELKGEGVGLVKVPGHVMEGVGINMTVFARNAHNLRPILEKYDVVHGQHAFTPLALKAVSSARKAGKGALLTTHSVNFENSKTLKMLAKGAFPYFKYYLKNPHRIIAVSKASKEFIKKFTDVPVDIIYNGISLERFRNDWDRESLKNELGIEGPLILYVGRIEPRKGIGVLISAMRNIDGNLVIVGNGSTLPLLREKARHLGILDKIRFMGHVEYSRLPGLYGASDVFVLPSLSEAFGIVLLEAMASGVPVVGTSAGGIPEIIDGCGIVVTPGNADELADAVNLLLNNQNLAGKLGKLGRRRVEKLYDWRIIAKKIESAYVEVLNGVSNDDKIGGPDF, via the coding sequence ATGGAGAGCCTTAAGATCGCGTTAGTGTCGGACTGGTACTACCCCAAGGTCGGTGGCGTTGCAGTTCACATGCACGACCTTGCGATTCACCTCAGCAGAAGGGGACATGAGGTTGATATAATAACGAACGACTTGAAGACCGGGAAGGAGGACGAGCTCAAGGGGGAAGGCGTTGGACTGGTGAAGGTTCCGGGCCACGTTATGGAAGGCGTCGGGATAAACATGACGGTGTTCGCTAGAAACGCACACAATCTGCGGCCAATACTTGAGAAATACGATGTTGTGCACGGCCAACATGCGTTCACACCGCTCGCGTTAAAGGCGGTCTCCTCCGCCAGGAAGGCCGGGAAGGGGGCGCTTCTAACGACGCACAGCGTAAACTTTGAGAACTCCAAGACACTGAAGATGCTCGCAAAGGGGGCGTTCCCGTATTTTAAGTACTACCTCAAAAACCCCCACAGGATAATCGCCGTCAGCAAGGCATCAAAGGAGTTCATAAAAAAGTTCACGGACGTCCCCGTTGACATAATCTACAACGGTATAAGTCTTGAGAGGTTTAGGAACGACTGGGACAGGGAATCTCTAAAGAACGAACTGGGTATTGAGGGCCCACTGATCCTGTACGTGGGGAGGATAGAACCAAGGAAAGGTATCGGAGTCCTCATATCAGCGATGAGAAACATAGACGGGAACCTTGTTATCGTAGGTAACGGAAGTACCCTTCCCTTACTGAGGGAAAAGGCGAGACACCTTGGGATACTGGATAAGATCAGGTTCATGGGACACGTTGAATACTCCCGGCTCCCCGGACTGTACGGGGCCAGCGACGTCTTCGTACTCCCCAGTCTCAGCGAGGCCTTTGGAATAGTCCTTCTGGAGGCGATGGCCAGCGGGGTACCCGTTGTAGGAACCAGCGCTGGAGGCATACCTGAGATAATCGACGGTTGCGGTATAGTGGTCACACCAGGCAACGCCGATGAGCTGGCGGATGCCGTAAACCTCCTCCTGAACAACCAGAATCTGGCCGGCAAACTTGGAAAGCTGGGAAGGCGGCGCGTGGAGAAGCTCTACGACTGGAGGATAATAGCAAAGAAGATCGAGTCAGCTTACGTAGAAGTACTTAACGGGGTGTCCAACGATGACAAAATTGGTGGCCCTGACTTTTGA
- a CDS encoding flippase-like domain-containing protein produces MFSGIGMIITRGIQGIKGADPEYFAIALATYYVSVFLFSVRWKYILRGVGMEVPLGELFQANLAGLFMNNVTPMSRGGGEFLRMLWVSKRSNVPMGISAVTVLYERILESVPVMFMTAIGILYFTSTQALLGLILGITVVFIWVKWERFIEITLRIFRVKVSEGDRERILALRNAHSVNLIGIAMSSAVWILDVARLKLITLAFGLHISLIVIVFISVVNLILGIAAFTPGGIGVVEGGLVGAFTYVGLSPTIAVSVVVLERFISYVLGSVPGIIVLLTSGGREVWRALRSR; encoded by the coding sequence ATGTTCAGTGGTATAGGTATGATAATAACACGGGGGATTCAGGGGATTAAAGGTGCCGATCCGGAATATTTCGCCATAGCCCTGGCAACCTACTACGTAAGCGTTTTCCTGTTCTCGGTTCGATGGAAGTACATACTGCGCGGGGTGGGGATGGAGGTACCTCTTGGCGAACTGTTTCAGGCCAACCTCGCAGGGCTGTTCATGAACAACGTAACCCCTATGAGCAGGGGCGGTGGGGAGTTTCTGAGGATGCTGTGGGTCTCGAAGAGAAGCAACGTTCCGATGGGCATCTCCGCCGTTACGGTACTCTACGAGAGGATCCTTGAGTCTGTTCCGGTAATGTTTATGACGGCCATTGGCATACTCTACTTCACGTCAACCCAGGCCCTTTTGGGGTTGATACTCGGAATCACCGTGGTGTTCATATGGGTAAAATGGGAGAGGTTCATAGAGATCACCCTGAGGATTTTCAGGGTCAAGGTGTCAGAGGGTGACAGAGAGCGCATACTGGCCCTCAGAAACGCCCACAGTGTCAACCTCATAGGAATAGCTATGAGCTCGGCGGTATGGATTCTCGACGTTGCTCGGTTGAAACTCATAACCCTTGCGTTTGGTCTTCACATATCCCTCATAGTCATCGTGTTCATCTCAGTCGTCAACCTGATCCTTGGGATTGCGGCCTTTACACCGGGTGGAATCGGAGTTGTTGAGGGGGGCCTTGTGGGTGCCTTTACGTATGTGGGACTCTCCCCCACAATAGCCGTCTCGGTGGTTGTACTCGAAAGGTTTATCTCCTATGTGCTCGGCAGTGTACCAGGGATAATAGTGCTCCTCACATCCGGAGGAAGGGAAGTATGGAGAGCCTTAAGATCGCGTTAG
- a CDS encoding thiamine-phosphate kinase: MHESEIISIFLKYLGRSGDLPLGDDAGAVRFGDEWLVVTNDMLVRETDVPDVMTPEQVGFKAVTMNVSDVAAMGARPLGFLFSIGLPKGIEVDYLDGIARGLGRGLEFYGVPVLSADTNEAADLIIDGIALGTTNRLLTRSNVKPGDLVCVTGDIGRSLSGLLVWKEKLNVSPRTRKVLYQKFLEPTARVREGMVLKDVANAAIDISDGLSKELNILSKMSGVRIDVHSGALPIYEEVFEVAEALGRDPVELAISSGEEFELLFTIPPDRKDDVGFEFNVIGKAGAGRGVYLDGTPMPARGWNHTV, encoded by the coding sequence ATGCACGAATCTGAGATCATCTCCATCTTCCTCAAGTACCTGGGGAGGAGTGGAGACCTCCCGCTGGGTGACGATGCCGGGGCCGTGAGGTTCGGCGATGAATGGCTCGTGGTCACCAACGACATGCTCGTGAGAGAAACCGACGTCCCGGATGTCATGACCCCTGAGCAGGTGGGTTTTAAAGCGGTGACGATGAACGTGAGCGATGTGGCGGCGATGGGAGCACGGCCTTTAGGTTTTCTGTTCTCCATAGGGCTCCCGAAAGGCATCGAAGTGGACTACCTCGACGGCATTGCACGGGGACTGGGTAGGGGGCTTGAGTTTTATGGAGTTCCGGTTTTAAGCGCAGACACGAACGAAGCGGCAGACTTGATAATCGATGGAATAGCCCTGGGGACCACTAACAGGCTATTAACCCGCTCAAACGTTAAACCTGGCGACCTAGTATGTGTTACTGGGGATATAGGCCGCTCCCTCTCAGGTTTACTGGTGTGGAAGGAGAAGCTCAACGTATCTCCAAGAACAAGAAAAGTACTCTACCAGAAGTTCCTTGAACCAACTGCGAGAGTTCGCGAAGGCATGGTCCTAAAGGATGTCGCAAACGCTGCGATAGATATAAGCGACGGCCTCTCAAAGGAACTCAATATCCTCTCCAAAATGAGCGGGGTAAGAATAGACGTTCACTCGGGAGCGCTCCCGATATACGAGGAGGTATTTGAAGTAGCCGAAGCCCTTGGAAGGGACCCGGTCGAACTGGCCATCTCAAGCGGGGAGGAGTTTGAACTGCTCTTTACGATTCCACCGGATAGAAAAGACGATGTAGGGTTTGAGTTCAATGTGATAGGCAAAGCCGGGGCGGGCAGAGGAGTTTACCTTGATGGAACCCCCATGCCTGCCAGGGGATGGAACCATACGGTATAA
- a CDS encoding TIGR00375 family protein, translated as MLVDADLHIHSHYSKAVSKAMTVPNLAQNALFKGLKMVGTGDILNPKWEGELLKYTKKIDEGTYERGGIRFLLTAEVEDSRRVHHVLIFPNLETVHEIRGALKRYSSNIETEGRPHLTLSAAEIADLSNDLGVLIGPAHAFTPWTSLYKEHNSLNEAYQGAKVHFLELGLSADSEMADRIKAHHSITYLSNSDAHSPMPHRLGREFNRFDIGEVTFEEVRKAILRRGGKRVVLNAGLDPRLGKYHMTACSRCYAQYSLGEAKAFHWKCPRCGGRIKKGVRDRILELADTGERPNDRPPYLHLAPLAEIIAMVVGKGVETKAVRVIWERFLREFRSEIRVLVDVPVEELARVHEDVAKAVWAYRTGKLVVIPGGGGKYGEIKLPEEIKNAGVDELENVEVETGDNDGRRPKQMSITEFFGGSNDARI; from the coding sequence ATGCTCGTTGACGCTGACCTCCACATCCACTCACACTACTCTAAAGCCGTCTCAAAGGCCATGACTGTACCCAACCTCGCCCAAAACGCGCTGTTCAAGGGACTCAAGATGGTCGGTACGGGAGATATACTGAACCCGAAATGGGAAGGGGAGTTGCTTAAATACACAAAAAAAATCGATGAAGGAACCTATGAAAGGGGGGGCATACGGTTCCTGCTGACGGCTGAGGTGGAAGACTCAAGGAGGGTTCACCACGTTCTGATATTTCCGAACTTGGAGACTGTTCATGAGATACGTGGAGCCCTCAAACGGTACTCCTCAAACATCGAAACAGAGGGACGACCACATCTGACCCTCTCCGCTGCCGAGATAGCGGACCTTTCGAATGACCTAGGGGTTTTGATCGGACCAGCCCACGCATTCACTCCTTGGACGAGCCTGTATAAGGAACACAACAGCCTGAATGAAGCGTATCAGGGTGCCAAAGTCCATTTCCTGGAGCTTGGACTCTCCGCCGACAGCGAAATGGCCGACCGAATAAAGGCCCATCACAGCATTACGTACCTCAGCAACTCCGACGCCCATTCACCGATGCCACATCGTCTCGGACGCGAGTTCAACCGTTTTGATATAGGGGAGGTAACTTTTGAGGAGGTCAGAAAAGCCATACTCCGACGGGGGGGAAAGAGGGTCGTGCTTAACGCGGGTCTTGATCCCCGGCTCGGAAAGTACCATATGACGGCGTGCTCCCGCTGCTATGCCCAGTACTCGCTGGGGGAAGCAAAGGCATTCCACTGGAAGTGCCCGAGGTGCGGGGGGAGAATAAAGAAGGGCGTGAGAGACAGAATTCTGGAGCTGGCCGATACCGGTGAGAGGCCAAATGACAGGCCACCCTACCTCCACCTGGCTCCCCTGGCGGAGATAATCGCAATGGTGGTGGGGAAAGGAGTCGAGACAAAGGCGGTAAGGGTCATCTGGGAGCGCTTTTTGAGGGAGTTCAGGAGCGAGATAAGGGTTCTTGTTGATGTCCCTGTTGAAGAGCTAGCCAGGGTTCATGAGGATGTTGCAAAGGCAGTTTGGGCGTACCGCACAGGAAAGCTCGTCGTCATCCCGGGAGGGGGAGGAAAGTACGGTGAGATAAAGCTCCCGGAGGAGATCAAAAACGCGGGGGTGGACGAACTTGAGAATGTTGAGGTTGAAACGGGTGATAACGATGGCAGAAGGCCAAAGCAGATGAGTATCACGGAGTTCTTCGGAGGTTCCAACGATGCACGAATCTGA
- a CDS encoding chloride channel protein: MVGRNSYVLKWGEVIAFSITAGIVGGLGAVIFRLLIKATHEIFFVWLLPRISFHVDGFNLGYILLPAIGGIGVAVLVVKYPKIKGNGIPEVVEAIIFKSGNISGKFATIKILATSITIGSGGSVGREGPIGFIGASLTSFLAGRAHLSRDMKKLLTTCGLATGIAGTFNTPLAGAMFALEVVYMGTFSINLVPIFIASVTGNAVTLAILQRAFEVEIPGGLGHTAFELPIFFVMGLLLGILAAFYARFIYYLTDSFSSWKVPEFIKPITGGIGVGIIGTLLPLYGIFGVGYGGMNMAFYGKLSLGLLVVLGIAKMLATALTLGSGHSGGIFAPSLYIGTMFGAAFGMVVKAIFPTLGANPTVYALAGMAAFFSGITQAPVTQILMVTELTRSYAVLPAIMTSATMGFLTSRFFLKGDSIYTLKLTHKGYTIRTGKPVILETIPVGEIMTKEPVYVYEDQSLLDVEHLVAKTGHDCFPVVNRDLEVGGVVGVKDFIKRPTSLKRLPVKRFVHGDYGVTYPSETAADAFEKLMAYDQNLLPVLESRESSKLVGVVTKRDIYKAYYRGLEAMYIE, encoded by the coding sequence GTGGTCGGGAGAAACTCCTATGTCCTGAAGTGGGGGGAGGTAATAGCCTTTTCAATAACCGCAGGGATAGTCGGCGGGTTAGGTGCGGTCATCTTCAGGCTCCTGATAAAAGCAACCCACGAGATATTCTTCGTGTGGCTCCTTCCAAGGATAAGTTTTCACGTTGATGGCTTCAATCTTGGCTACATCCTTCTCCCGGCGATTGGGGGTATAGGCGTCGCGGTTCTTGTCGTTAAGTACCCCAAGATAAAAGGAAACGGCATTCCCGAGGTTGTGGAAGCGATTATATTCAAGAGCGGAAACATAAGCGGGAAGTTCGCCACGATCAAGATACTGGCGACATCAATAACGATAGGCTCGGGGGGAAGCGTTGGACGTGAAGGGCCGATAGGGTTCATAGGGGCTTCCCTAACTTCGTTCTTGGCGGGCCGTGCTCACCTCTCAAGGGATATGAAAAAGCTCCTGACAACCTGTGGACTGGCCACGGGCATCGCTGGAACCTTCAACACCCCCCTAGCGGGGGCGATGTTCGCACTTGAAGTTGTCTACATGGGGACGTTCTCGATAAACCTCGTGCCCATATTCATTGCCTCCGTCACCGGCAACGCCGTGACCCTCGCAATCCTCCAGAGAGCCTTCGAAGTCGAGATACCTGGGGGTCTTGGACACACGGCTTTTGAACTCCCCATATTTTTTGTGATGGGACTCCTTTTAGGTATCCTCGCGGCGTTCTATGCACGCTTCATATACTACCTAACGGATTCGTTCTCCAGCTGGAAGGTTCCAGAGTTTATCAAACCGATAACCGGAGGGATCGGGGTCGGCATAATAGGGACCCTCCTCCCCCTTTACGGAATCTTCGGAGTTGGCTACGGGGGCATGAACATGGCGTTCTATGGGAAACTCAGCTTGGGGCTTCTGGTAGTCCTGGGCATTGCCAAGATGCTAGCAACGGCCCTCACGCTCGGTTCCGGCCACAGCGGAGGCATATTTGCTCCAAGTCTGTACATAGGGACCATGTTCGGGGCGGCCTTCGGGATGGTCGTCAAAGCCATCTTCCCCACACTGGGGGCCAACCCTACGGTCTACGCTCTGGCGGGAATGGCGGCATTCTTCAGCGGAATAACACAGGCCCCGGTAACCCAGATACTGATGGTAACCGAGTTGACACGCAGCTACGCCGTTCTCCCGGCGATAATGACCTCAGCGACGATGGGTTTTCTGACCTCAAGGTTCTTTCTGAAGGGGGACTCCATATACACACTAAAACTCACCCACAAGGGTTACACCATAAGAACCGGAAAGCCCGTTATACTCGAAACCATCCCGGTGGGCGAGATAATGACGAAGGAACCGGTTTACGTTTACGAGGATCAGAGTCTGCTGGACGTTGAACACCTCGTTGCCAAGACCGGGCACGATTGCTTTCCGGTCGTGAACCGGGACCTCGAGGTGGGAGGGGTCGTGGGGGTTAAGGACTTCATAAAGCGGCCGACTTCCCTGAAGAGGTTGCCGGTGAAAAGGTTCGTCCATGGAGACTACGGGGTCACGTATCCCAGTGAAACGGCCGCAGATGCCTTTGAAAAGCTCATGGCTTACGATCAGAACCTTCTTCCGGTCCTGGAGTCCAGGGAGAGCAGTAAACTCGTTGGCGTCGTGACCAAAAGAGACATATACAAGGCGTACTACCGCGGACTTGAGGCCATGTACATAGAATGA
- a CDS encoding cation:proton antiporter, with protein MEVTWILFTIGVALILAKIGDSIIERFELPGVLGELIMGMILGNLVYFGIVAPQYLPIVSGSGFTTSATEIADFLAKLGIIFLLFLGALDTDIDQLKKTGVTATVSTVLGVFTPLILAWYALMAMGYPSREAFAGGVLLTATSIGLTVRVMMDLGVLRSEVGAASLSASVMDDFLGIALVIFAVGSGSLLNLTVKIVAFFIITGVIGWYLVDYYIKFAERLHVEKGILGMAVGMMFIFASLAEGWFAAAIEGAFMMGLILSKLPEGKRLMEDARAIGYGLLVPFFFVHTGAMLDMKVFENANALVLAAVMSVIAVIGKILGRGFGAWITAWGRGREFLTTRENAWMSLQMGIGSIPRTEVALVDLMVAIQGKAIPPSDAPKFIAATLIFITVSVLITPPLLKWAFAKEIQEAKDAKAAEKVGKIQETKERIKELKGSR; from the coding sequence ATGGAAGTCACTTGGATCCTCTTCACAATCGGAGTTGCCCTGATACTGGCCAAGATAGGTGACAGCATAATAGAGCGCTTCGAACTCCCCGGGGTCCTGGGGGAGCTTATAATGGGCATGATACTGGGTAACCTTGTTTATTTCGGTATAGTGGCCCCACAGTACCTTCCAATAGTCAGCGGAAGCGGATTCACAACGAGCGCAACGGAGATAGCGGACTTCCTCGCAAAGCTGGGTATAATATTCCTGCTCTTCCTCGGTGCCCTGGACACGGACATAGATCAGCTCAAGAAGACCGGCGTAACGGCAACCGTGTCAACGGTTCTGGGTGTCTTCACTCCACTCATACTGGCCTGGTACGCCCTCATGGCAATGGGATACCCCAGCAGGGAGGCCTTCGCCGGAGGCGTTCTGCTCACAGCCACCAGCATCGGGCTCACGGTTAGGGTTATGATGGACCTAGGCGTGCTGAGGAGTGAGGTTGGCGCAGCGTCCCTCAGTGCGAGCGTGATGGACGATTTCCTCGGTATAGCACTCGTAATCTTCGCCGTGGGCAGTGGTAGCCTGTTGAACCTCACGGTGAAGATAGTCGCGTTCTTCATAATAACTGGTGTCATAGGCTGGTACCTCGTGGACTACTACATCAAATTCGCGGAGAGGCTCCACGTTGAGAAGGGCATCCTCGGGATGGCAGTGGGTATGATGTTCATCTTCGCGTCCTTGGCCGAGGGATGGTTCGCGGCCGCCATCGAGGGTGCCTTCATGATGGGTCTCATCCTCTCCAAACTTCCGGAAGGAAAGCGCCTCATGGAGGACGCCAGGGCAATAGGCTACGGTCTCCTGGTGCCATTCTTCTTCGTCCACACCGGTGCCATGCTCGACATGAAGGTCTTTGAGAACGCCAACGCACTGGTTCTTGCAGCCGTCATGAGCGTGATAGCCGTTATAGGGAAGATACTTGGAAGGGGCTTCGGTGCCTGGATCACAGCATGGGGCCGTGGAAGGGAGTTCCTTACCACCAGAGAGAACGCGTGGATGTCCCTCCAGATGGGAATAGGCTCCATTCCAAGAACCGAAGTCGCCCTCGTTGACCTGATGGTCGCGATACAGGGGAAAGCCATCCCACCAAGCGACGCGCCAAAGTTCATAGCCGCAACGCTGATATTCATCACGGTCTCCGTCCTCATAACCCCGCCCCTCCTGAAGTGGGCCTTCGCGAAGGAGATACAGGAGGCCAAAGATGCAAAAGCTGCGGAGAAGGTGGGAAAGATCCAGGAAACCAAGGAAAGGATAAAAGAGCTCAAGGGAAGCAGATAA
- a CDS encoding CBS domain-containing protein: protein MELESALEKFHSLKLAGLIPKPESMPVVTEDTDIMSVLKILRTRHHVWVVKDKKSMELVGVIHYLDVMDIFLPPDAHKFKLGMTSRTLRSLLGGAEKAGDVAEREVLAIEDTATVLDALIKMRRYRSQVLAVVEGDVLVGEISLRILIDEFLRLLRVGGATWKSLGSSSQSELP from the coding sequence ATGGAACTTGAGTCTGCCCTTGAGAAGTTTCACTCGCTTAAGCTTGCCGGCTTAATACCAAAACCGGAGAGCATGCCAGTCGTCACAGAGGACACGGACATCATGAGCGTGCTCAAGATCCTCAGAACCAGACACCACGTATGGGTGGTTAAGGACAAGAAGAGCATGGAGCTTGTAGGGGTGATCCACTACCTGGACGTCATGGACATATTCCTGCCCCCTGACGCCCATAAGTTCAAACTTGGCATGACCAGCAGGACATTGCGTTCCCTCCTCGGCGGCGCCGAAAAAGCAGGGGACGTCGCTGAGAGGGAGGTTCTTGCGATAGAGGATACCGCAACGGTTCTGGATGCACTGATAAAGATGCGCAGATACAGAAGCCAGGTTCTGGCCGTCGTTGAAGGTGATGTCCTCGTCGGGGAGATAAGCCTTCGCATACTGATTGATGAGTTCCTAAGATTACTGAGGGTAGGTGGTGCAACATGGAAGTCACTTGGATCCTCTTCACAATCGGAGTTGCCCTGA